A window of the Tunturibacter empetritectus genome harbors these coding sequences:
- a CDS encoding capsule assembly Wzi family protein, producing MNVSAETSSSLPDAPEPQVATDPASSSATAAEKVEPPVTFAGTPRRLLADQKAIWTSPLHLRPSDAIWLAPLGATTGLLIGSDQHTMNSLIQINANDRSKFNTFSNAGVVALGAAPAAMYLWSLFNDAPQAHETGLLTAEALADSLAVSEVGKFISLRDRPLVNNAKGDFFNSSPSASGFPSNHATAAWAMASVIGDEYPGWITRTAVYGLATGVSVSRVLAEQHFPSDVLIGSATGWLIGHYVYRAHHNFSLNPFDSKAMPDDFGVPRTHKTQQAQGSSQPVPVAHHPPRLFSEDDDPDSIGSTNVPMDSWVYPALERLAAMGFIPGQSVSIRPWTRQECLRQLRVAEDQIDMEQYNSPRLVSEARRLMADLHNEFEIEPNYYESLSLESVYARYGTIAGPALADSFHFGQTWWNDFGRPLGRGGSAIAGYSIRANYGRLFFYDRQELQQSPGNPAESLAINQLINVLDRLPNFGDPTIQPIPERSAYTRQRPIELYAGVAFEGNALSLGKQEIYWGPTTMGPLAFSSNAEPTYNLRLVSTRPHPIPFLPSLGTYRFDIVLGKLSGHSYPARPWFNGQKLDFNFGDNLEMSFTRWSIFWGVGHPITLHTFKNNVFSFNSTGDISTGNGGSGGYGDRADPGDRKSNFDFSYRLPFLRRAVTLYADAYSDDDPSPIDAPRRAAWSPGIYFARLPFLPHMDLRVEAVSSQGLVNDFGGQHFFINNQYLDGNTNKGFLLGNAVGRDGRAIEGRTGYWFSARTKVELGYRQNKGGIQFLPGGSTITDGFLNGSYAFNQHWQAQVFTQYERFLIPSYMSGSRHNVSGWLQVTWTPELHLHR from the coding sequence ATGAATGTTTCAGCGGAGACATCGAGCTCTCTGCCTGATGCGCCGGAGCCTCAAGTCGCCACCGACCCGGCCTCGTCTTCTGCAACAGCGGCAGAAAAGGTCGAACCCCCCGTAACCTTCGCTGGCACCCCGCGTCGTCTCCTGGCCGATCAAAAGGCCATCTGGACGAGCCCTCTGCATCTTCGGCCCAGCGACGCAATCTGGCTGGCTCCCCTTGGCGCGACGACAGGTTTGTTGATCGGCAGCGACCAGCACACCATGAACTCGTTGATCCAAATCAACGCAAACGACCGAAGCAAATTCAACACCTTCTCGAACGCTGGCGTAGTGGCGCTTGGGGCGGCGCCGGCAGCCATGTACCTCTGGAGTCTCTTCAACGACGCGCCCCAGGCCCACGAGACCGGCCTGCTGACAGCAGAAGCGCTGGCGGACAGCCTGGCGGTGAGCGAAGTAGGCAAATTCATCTCCCTGCGTGACCGTCCCCTTGTAAACAATGCCAAGGGAGACTTCTTCAACTCCAGTCCATCTGCGTCAGGCTTCCCTTCGAATCACGCGACTGCTGCATGGGCGATGGCTTCGGTAATTGGAGATGAGTACCCTGGCTGGATTACCCGCACAGCGGTTTATGGACTGGCAACCGGCGTAAGCGTCAGCCGCGTGCTCGCCGAACAGCACTTTCCCTCGGACGTTCTGATTGGAAGCGCAACCGGATGGCTGATCGGTCACTACGTCTATCGCGCGCACCACAACTTCAGCCTGAACCCATTCGATTCCAAGGCGATGCCGGATGACTTTGGGGTGCCGCGAACCCACAAGACGCAGCAAGCGCAGGGAAGCTCTCAGCCAGTGCCTGTCGCTCATCATCCACCGCGGCTCTTCTCTGAAGATGACGATCCAGATTCGATCGGATCGACCAACGTCCCCATGGACAGTTGGGTCTATCCGGCACTGGAACGGCTTGCCGCCATGGGCTTCATCCCCGGTCAGAGTGTCTCAATCCGCCCGTGGACCCGGCAGGAGTGCCTACGCCAGCTCAGAGTGGCGGAGGACCAGATCGATATGGAGCAATACAACAGTCCCAGGCTTGTCTCTGAGGCTCGCCGTCTCATGGCCGATCTCCACAATGAGTTCGAGATCGAACCTAACTACTACGAGTCGTTGAGTCTCGAGTCAGTTTACGCACGATACGGCACAATCGCAGGCCCTGCGCTGGCAGACAGCTTCCACTTTGGACAGACCTGGTGGAACGACTTCGGCCGCCCCCTTGGCCGCGGCGGCAGCGCAATCGCCGGCTATTCGATACGCGCCAACTACGGAAGGCTCTTCTTTTATGATCGCCAGGAGCTGCAGCAAAGCCCTGGGAATCCGGCTGAATCGCTGGCAATTAATCAGCTGATCAACGTGTTGGATCGATTACCGAACTTCGGCGACCCAACCATACAGCCTATCCCTGAAAGATCAGCCTACACTCGCCAACGGCCGATCGAGCTATATGCAGGCGTTGCCTTCGAGGGCAATGCGCTTTCTTTGGGCAAACAGGAGATCTACTGGGGACCGACTACGATGGGTCCGCTCGCCTTCTCCAGTAACGCAGAGCCAACGTACAACTTGCGCCTCGTATCCACGCGCCCTCACCCGATACCGTTCCTGCCATCGCTGGGCACCTATCGCTTTGATATCGTGCTCGGAAAGCTCTCCGGACATAGCTATCCGGCACGTCCCTGGTTCAATGGGCAAAAGCTTGACTTTAATTTTGGCGATAACCTCGAGATGAGCTTCACCCGCTGGTCCATCTTCTGGGGCGTCGGACACCCCATCACACTCCACACCTTCAAGAACAATGTATTCAGCTTCAACTCAACCGGGGATATATCCACTGGAAACGGCGGGAGCGGCGGCTACGGAGATCGAGCCGATCCTGGCGACCGCAAGAGTAACTTCGACTTCAGTTATCGGCTGCCATTTTTGCGCCGGGCCGTCACCCTCTACGCGGATGCATACTCCGACGACGACCCCAGTCCAATCGATGCACCTCGCAGGGCTGCCTGGAGCCCAGGCATATACTTTGCGCGATTGCCCTTTCTGCCGCATATGGATTTACGCGTCGAGGCCGTTAGTTCGCAGGGGCTTGTGAATGACTTCGGCGGCCAGCACTTCTTCATCAATAACCAGTACCTGGACGGAAATACTAATAAGGGATTTCTGCTGGGCAACGCTGTGGGCCGCGATGGCCGAGCTATCGAAGGCCGCACCGGCTACTGGTTTTCAGCGCGGACTAAAGTCGAACTAGGCTACCGGCAGAACAAGGGGGGCATCCAATTTCTTCCCGGTGGCAGTACGATAACGGATGGCTTCCTCAACGGATCCTATGCCTTCAATCAACACTGGCAGGCGCAAGTCTTCACGCAGTACGAGCGATTCCTGATTCCCTCCTACATGAGCGGCTCGCGGCACAATGTGAGCGGCTGGCTTCAGGTTACGTGGACGCCCGAGTTACATCTGCATCGCTAA
- a CDS encoding glycosyltransferase family 2 protein, whose translation MNFFVVVPTLNAAEGWSRLTSLLLESIAADRVLILDSSSTDETVNLANAAGFRVHVIARSEFNHGGTRQLAAELLPDAEILVFLTQDVELAQSDAIRCLLEAFTDSGVAAAFGRQLPRRGATPIEAHARFYNYPAESGVRTLSSREQLGFKAIFISNSFAAYRREALMAVGGFPRGVIFGEDTVTAARLLLAGWKLAYVAQAKVYHSHSYTWMQEFRRYFDIGVLHHQESWMLSEFGGAGGEGGRFVRSELRSLWPRYWWLIPSALAHTAAKLLGYRLGRVESLFSVGLKRRLSMNRLFWN comes from the coding sequence GTGAATTTTTTTGTAGTTGTACCCACTTTGAATGCCGCCGAGGGATGGTCGCGGCTTACGTCGCTGCTGTTGGAATCAATTGCGGCGGACCGGGTGTTGATTCTCGACTCTTCTTCTACAGATGAAACAGTGAATCTAGCGAATGCCGCGGGCTTTCGAGTCCATGTGATCGCAAGATCCGAGTTTAATCACGGCGGAACAAGGCAACTGGCCGCTGAACTGTTACCTGATGCTGAGATTCTCGTCTTCCTTACGCAGGATGTTGAGCTGGCGCAATCCGATGCCATTCGTTGCCTGCTCGAGGCCTTTACCGATTCTGGCGTTGCAGCTGCCTTTGGACGTCAGCTTCCGCGTCGTGGTGCAACTCCGATTGAAGCTCATGCGCGCTTCTACAACTATCCTGCTGAGTCTGGCGTGCGCACGTTGTCGAGCCGGGAGCAGCTTGGGTTCAAGGCTATCTTTATCTCAAACTCCTTTGCCGCTTACCGGCGCGAGGCGCTGATGGCCGTCGGCGGATTTCCGCGCGGCGTTATTTTTGGAGAAGATACAGTCACCGCCGCCAGGCTACTGCTCGCGGGATGGAAGCTCGCCTACGTGGCTCAGGCGAAGGTCTATCACTCCCATAGCTATACCTGGATGCAGGAGTTCCGGCGATACTTCGATATTGGCGTGCTGCACCACCAGGAGAGCTGGATGCTGAGTGAGTTCGGTGGCGCTGGAGGGGAAGGCGGCCGCTTTGTTCGATCGGAGTTGCGGTCTCTCTGGCCTCGCTATTGGTGGCTTATTCCTTCTGCCTTGGCTCATACAGCGGCTAAACTGCTAGGCTACCGGCTCGGTCGAGTTGAGAGTCTGTTCAGCGTCGGTTTGAAGCGTCGATTGAGCATGAATCGTCTTTTCTGGAACTAG
- a CDS encoding SLBB domain-containing protein — protein MQFGSSPRVRRFGYVLLVSVFGTLTSSAQFEQFGQALSGQTSQQQSCDPNDPTCQSSDDQSNLQLRNPSVNQQQQQTLTPQIIVPGQQDTQTNSQNNTRTQQQNQNLQTPLPLDSPTEFQLLVANSIGKMLPIYGVNLFRNLPSTFAPVNQIPVTPDYVVGPGDQLLIQMWGQVTLNGRFLVDRSGSIFVPQVGSVHVAGVKFEQMHDFLKSQISRVFRNFDLNVNLGQLRSIQVFVVGQARRPGSYTISSLSTLTNALFATGGPTPQGSLRHIQLKRGDKVVVDFDLYDLLQRGDKSKDEKLLPGDVIYIPPVGPQVAVTGSVNHPAIYELKSPSDTTVGDVLELAAGLTNVASGQRVRLERVDERRRRSMLEISLDAQGRATVMQNGDVLELDAVVSQYKDAVTLRGNVANPGRYTWKPGMRIRDLLPDKDALITRDYWLKRSQLGQPTLTYIPTCLPLTPYGIPNLRYGIPVGEEGSNPNWRYSSTRNPNLIGLAFGSEEGSSYRTTDSDMGNDNDTDPPTDGGLDCIKIPASQTSLSGSNDRYSPSAAANAANGISGTNSANNNQNAYSGSNSNPSGLPQNGSQFNTAPTNRVSAASASLGSTVASASSGEFKPRNNVKLSEPDIDWSYAVIERQSKANLTTSLVPFNLGKAILEEDAAQNIELLPGDVLTIFSKADIRVPQAQQTRFVRLEGEFASSGVYSVLPGETLRQLVERAGGFTSEAYLYGSEFTRESTRRVQQQRLNQYVDEIALQVSTNATNNAGRAISASDTAAAAATQAQNQNIIASLRQARATGRIVLDLKPDSRDLSQIPDLPLEDGDRFIVPRVPSTVSVDGAVYNQNSFVFESQRRLGGYIRLAGGSNRDADKSRAYVIRASGSVISKQYSSSLRGNSFDSLHLYPGDTVVVPLNLTKGNTIRLIVDIAQIVGQFGLAIAAANVVF, from the coding sequence ATGCAGTTTGGTAGTTCCCCCAGAGTACGCAGGTTTGGATATGTGCTTCTAGTCAGCGTGTTCGGAACGCTAACATCCTCTGCTCAGTTCGAACAATTCGGTCAGGCGCTCAGTGGGCAAACTTCACAGCAGCAGTCCTGCGACCCGAATGATCCGACGTGTCAGTCTTCTGACGATCAAAGCAACCTTCAGCTCCGCAACCCATCGGTCAATCAGCAGCAGCAACAGACCTTGACTCCGCAGATTATTGTGCCCGGGCAGCAGGACACCCAAACCAACTCGCAAAATAATACTCGGACCCAACAGCAAAATCAGAATCTTCAGACTCCTCTTCCGCTGGACTCGCCCACTGAGTTTCAACTTCTGGTCGCTAATTCGATTGGGAAGATGCTGCCGATCTACGGCGTGAATCTATTTCGCAACTTGCCGTCTACTTTCGCGCCGGTCAACCAGATACCGGTGACGCCAGATTACGTCGTAGGGCCGGGCGACCAGTTGCTGATCCAGATGTGGGGCCAGGTTACCTTGAACGGCCGCTTTCTGGTAGATCGATCTGGAAGCATCTTCGTGCCCCAGGTAGGCTCGGTTCACGTTGCTGGGGTGAAGTTTGAGCAGATGCATGACTTTTTGAAGAGCCAGATTAGCAGGGTCTTCCGAAACTTTGATCTCAATGTGAATCTGGGCCAGTTGAGGTCCATTCAGGTATTTGTGGTAGGACAAGCGCGCAGGCCAGGAAGCTATACGATCAGCTCGTTGAGCACACTGACCAACGCTCTCTTCGCCACGGGGGGACCAACTCCGCAGGGAAGCCTGCGACACATTCAGTTGAAACGCGGCGATAAAGTAGTCGTTGATTTCGATTTGTATGACCTGCTGCAGCGTGGCGACAAATCGAAGGATGAAAAACTCCTGCCCGGGGACGTTATCTACATTCCGCCGGTCGGTCCGCAGGTGGCTGTCACTGGAAGTGTCAATCATCCAGCGATCTACGAGCTCAAGTCACCGAGCGATACAACCGTCGGGGATGTTCTCGAGTTGGCGGCAGGTTTGACGAACGTTGCTTCGGGACAGAGGGTCCGGTTAGAGAGAGTGGACGAGCGCCGCAGGCGTAGCATGCTTGAGATATCCCTTGACGCGCAGGGAAGAGCGACTGTGATGCAGAATGGCGACGTGTTGGAGCTGGACGCGGTGGTCAGCCAGTACAAGGATGCGGTCACGCTGCGCGGAAATGTGGCTAATCCGGGACGGTACACTTGGAAGCCGGGAATGCGCATTCGCGATCTGCTGCCCGATAAAGATGCATTGATCACCCGCGACTATTGGTTGAAGCGAAGCCAACTCGGTCAGCCCACTCTGACCTACATTCCCACCTGCCTTCCCTTGACCCCCTACGGCATTCCAAATCTGCGGTACGGGATTCCTGTTGGAGAGGAAGGATCTAACCCCAACTGGAGATACTCCTCTACCAGGAATCCCAATTTAATTGGGCTGGCCTTCGGAAGCGAAGAAGGAAGTAGCTATCGAACGACGGATAGCGATATGGGAAACGACAACGATACCGATCCCCCCACCGATGGCGGACTCGACTGCATCAAAATTCCCGCTTCTCAGACCTCGTTGAGCGGAAGCAATGATCGATATTCTCCTTCCGCAGCGGCAAATGCAGCCAACGGAATAAGTGGGACGAATTCGGCGAACAACAATCAAAACGCCTACAGCGGTAGCAACTCCAACCCATCCGGGTTGCCGCAAAATGGCTCCCAGTTCAACACGGCACCTACAAATCGCGTCAGTGCAGCCAGCGCGAGTCTGGGTTCAACTGTGGCAAGTGCATCGTCTGGAGAGTTTAAGCCGCGGAATAATGTCAAGTTGAGCGAGCCCGATATCGACTGGAGCTACGCGGTCATCGAGCGTCAGAGCAAAGCGAACCTGACAACCTCTCTCGTCCCATTCAATCTCGGCAAAGCGATATTAGAAGAAGACGCTGCTCAGAATATCGAGCTGCTTCCCGGCGATGTTCTTACCATATTCTCGAAGGCTGACATTCGGGTGCCCCAGGCGCAACAGACCCGATTCGTGCGGCTGGAGGGAGAGTTTGCCTCCTCTGGTGTCTACAGCGTTCTGCCAGGCGAGACCTTGCGACAGTTGGTAGAGCGTGCCGGCGGGTTTACCTCGGAAGCATATCTCTATGGCTCGGAGTTCACTCGCGAATCTACACGTCGGGTGCAACAACAGCGCCTGAATCAATACGTCGACGAGATTGCGCTGCAGGTGAGTACAAACGCAACAAATAATGCGGGCCGAGCTATAAGCGCTTCGGACACCGCAGCCGCAGCTGCAACTCAGGCCCAGAATCAGAACATCATCGCCAGCTTGCGGCAAGCGAGGGCGACCGGACGCATCGTGTTGGATTTGAAGCCTGACAGCCGCGACTTGAGCCAGATCCCTGATCTCCCACTCGAAGATGGAGACCGTTTCATCGTTCCGCGTGTTCCCTCTACCGTAAGCGTCGATGGGGCAGTCTATAACCAGAACTCTTTTGTTTTCGAGTCACAACGCAGGCTTGGCGGCTACATAAGACTAGCCGGTGGCTCCAATAGAGATGCTGATAAGAGCCGGGCTTACGTCATTAGAGCGAGTGGATCTGTGATCAGCAAGCAATATAGTTCTTCGTTACGAGGAAACAGCTTTGACTCGCTCCACTTGTATCCTGGCGACACGGTAGTGGTCCCATTGAATCTGACCAAGGGCAATACGATACGGCTAATCGTCGATATTGCGCAGATCGTCGGTCAGTTTGGACTTGCCATAGCCGCGGCTAACGTTGTCTTCTAG
- the gatA gene encoding Asp-tRNA(Asn)/Glu-tRNA(Gln) amidotransferase subunit GatA yields MNLENLTIDAAHKAVASGETTATALAEQHYDRIASQDGKINSFLAFSRERAMAQAERIDEMASRGNPLPPLAGVPVGIKDVLVMKGAPATAGSLILKGYRPPYDATAVAKLEEAGAVLLGKLNCDEFAMGSSNENSAYGPVLNPKALDRVPGGSSGGSAAAVAANFAVATLGSDTGGSIRQPAAFCGVVGVLPTYGRVSRYGLIAFASSLDRVGPFTTTVKDAATVLQVIAGKDVMDATSSTRPVDDYVAGLGKPVEGLRIGVPEEYFGEGLDPEIRSAIDGVIAGLKLVGCVVKPVSLPHTKYAIPTYYVIATAEASSNLSRFDGVRFGLRAEEATTLSAMFRKTRDAGFGAEVKRRILLGTYALSAGYYDAYYRKAQQVRTLLTRDFLTAFADVDVLVAPVTPTPAFKLGEKTDDPVQMYLEDIYSVAASLAGICGVSVPCGQTKEGLPIGVQVLGNHFDESTMLRVAQAVETQQARQESGA; encoded by the coding sequence GTGAACCTGGAAAATCTAACGATCGATGCCGCGCATAAGGCGGTAGCTTCGGGTGAAACTACGGCAACAGCGCTTGCGGAGCAGCACTATGACCGTATCGCCTCCCAGGATGGCAAGATTAACAGCTTTCTGGCGTTCAGCCGTGAGCGGGCGATGGCCCAGGCTGAGAGGATCGATGAGATGGCCTCCAGGGGGAACCCGCTGCCGCCGCTGGCAGGGGTTCCAGTGGGCATCAAAGATGTTCTTGTCATGAAGGGAGCCCCGGCCACTGCCGGTTCTCTTATTTTGAAGGGGTATCGGCCGCCGTATGATGCAACCGCGGTCGCTAAGCTGGAAGAGGCTGGGGCGGTGCTGCTGGGAAAGTTGAACTGCGACGAGTTTGCCATGGGTTCGTCGAATGAGAACTCTGCCTACGGACCGGTATTGAATCCAAAAGCGTTAGATCGTGTCCCCGGCGGATCGAGCGGCGGATCGGCGGCTGCCGTGGCGGCAAATTTTGCAGTAGCGACCCTTGGATCCGATACTGGCGGGTCGATTCGCCAGCCAGCGGCCTTTTGCGGCGTGGTGGGGGTCTTGCCTACCTATGGCAGGGTCAGCCGCTATGGATTGATTGCATTCGCCTCCTCGCTGGATCGTGTCGGGCCATTCACCACGACTGTCAAGGACGCGGCAACTGTACTGCAGGTGATTGCAGGAAAAGATGTTATGGATGCAACCTCATCGACCAGGCCGGTGGATGACTATGTTGCCGGACTGGGAAAACCTGTGGAGGGGTTGCGGATCGGCGTGCCGGAGGAGTACTTCGGCGAAGGATTGGATCCGGAGATTCGCAGCGCAATCGATGGTGTAATTGCTGGTCTGAAGCTGGTGGGATGCGTGGTGAAGCCGGTCAGTTTACCGCACACCAAATACGCGATTCCAACCTATTACGTGATTGCGACGGCAGAGGCATCCTCCAATCTCTCCCGGTTCGATGGGGTCAGGTTCGGGTTAAGGGCGGAAGAGGCGACCACGTTGTCCGCGATGTTTCGCAAGACTCGAGATGCAGGCTTTGGCGCCGAAGTGAAGCGGCGAATCCTGCTGGGCACTTATGCCCTCAGTGCGGGCTACTATGACGCGTATTACCGCAAGGCGCAGCAGGTTCGAACTCTGTTGACCCGCGACTTTCTGACGGCATTTGCCGATGTGGATGTGCTGGTGGCTCCCGTGACTCCGACCCCGGCATTCAAGCTGGGCGAAAAGACAGACGACCCTGTCCAGATGTATCTGGAGGACATTTACTCGGTGGCTGCGAGTCTGGCGGGTATCTGCGGTGTGTCCGTGCCCTGCGGGCAGACGAAGGAAGGATTGCCGATCGGAGTTCAAGTCCTGGGCAATCACTTTGATGAATCGACGATGCTTCGAGTGGCGCAGGCCGTGGAGACGCAACAAGCTCGCCAGGAGTCTGGTGCCTGA
- the gatC gene encoding Asp-tRNA(Asn)/Glu-tRNA(Gln) amidotransferase subunit GatC — translation MKEQAGVTLEDVRRVAELANLELTAEEEPRMQRDLNAILGHIDQLNELNTSGVPAMAQVGEMLGGALLDNGEALRRDEVRPSLDRAEVMSAAPDTDGRFFKVPKVIER, via the coding sequence ATGAAGGAACAGGCTGGCGTGACCCTGGAGGATGTGCGGCGGGTCGCAGAGTTGGCGAATCTGGAGCTAACGGCGGAGGAAGAGCCGAGGATGCAAAGAGACTTGAACGCCATTCTTGGCCACATCGATCAATTGAATGAGCTGAATACTTCTGGGGTTCCTGCGATGGCGCAGGTAGGGGAGATGTTGGGCGGCGCGTTGCTCGACAATGGAGAGGCATTGCGGAGGGACGAGGTACGGCCGTCGCTCGACCGCGCTGAAGTGATGTCTGCGGCTCCTGATACCGATGGACGGTTTTTCAAGGTTCCCAAGGTGATCGAAAGGTGA
- a CDS encoding DciA family protein, producing the protein MPLEGMRDMLKGSLRRSLQALREEDRLAAAWPVACGRAMAERGQVIGFENGVVRVEVEDGVWLRQLVSMRRQLAAELSRISGVPVSEIHFDKKGNYKR; encoded by the coding sequence ATGCCTTTAGAGGGAATGCGGGATATGTTGAAAGGCTCATTAAGAAGGAGCCTGCAAGCGCTCCGGGAGGAGGACAGACTCGCGGCAGCGTGGCCGGTGGCGTGCGGAAGGGCAATGGCCGAACGAGGGCAGGTCATAGGATTTGAGAATGGCGTGGTGCGCGTTGAGGTGGAAGATGGCGTATGGTTGCGGCAACTGGTCAGTATGCGTCGACAGCTTGCCGCAGAGCTGTCGCGTATTTCGGGAGTACCTGTAAGCGAGATACACTTTGATAAGAAGGGGAACTACAAGCGATGA
- a CDS encoding sugar transferase — MQAEYQSPESRTAAIEGSYSYPESVGSSLEISHRAEETPSDFFRYRVIKRSVDVVLVLISMPVVLLLLSIVAISVKLSSPGPVLYSHRRIRKHGAFFSMWKFRTMCINSAEVLETHLARYPKARAEWNKTHKLRKDPRITPLGLFLRRYSLDELPQLWNVLAGQMSLVGPRPIVAAEVEKYGDCFDCYCRVKPGLTGLWQVSGRSALSYEKRVALDCEYVERWSLMRDLWILLKTFASVVNQDGAY, encoded by the coding sequence ATGCAGGCTGAATATCAATCTCCCGAGTCGCGGACAGCGGCTATCGAAGGTTCTTATTCGTATCCAGAGTCGGTTGGTAGCTCGTTAGAGATTTCGCATCGAGCAGAGGAAACGCCATCCGACTTCTTCCGATACCGGGTGATCAAACGATCAGTCGATGTTGTCCTGGTTTTGATTTCAATGCCGGTTGTGCTGTTGTTACTCAGTATTGTGGCCATCTCCGTGAAACTGAGTTCGCCCGGGCCAGTCTTGTATTCGCATCGGCGGATTCGCAAGCATGGCGCCTTTTTTTCCATGTGGAAGTTCCGCACGATGTGTATCAACTCGGCTGAAGTGCTGGAGACTCATCTAGCGCGATATCCAAAGGCGAGGGCGGAATGGAACAAGACCCATAAACTTCGTAAAGATCCGCGGATTACCCCCCTGGGGCTTTTTCTCCGGCGATACAGTTTGGATGAGTTGCCGCAGCTTTGGAACGTGCTTGCTGGACAGATGAGTCTGGTGGGGCCTCGACCGATTGTAGCGGCGGAAGTAGAAAAGTACGGTGATTGCTTCGACTGCTACTGCAGGGTCAAGCCCGGCTTGACTGGTCTTTGGCAGGTGTCGGGACGCAGTGCGTTGAGCTATGAAAAACGTGTCGCACTTGACTGTGAATACGTTGAAAGATGGTCTCTGATGAGAGACCTCTGGATCCTGCTGAAGACGTTTGCCTCGGTAGTGAATCAGGATGGCGCGTATTAG
- the rfbC gene encoding dTDP-4-dehydrorhamnose 3,5-epimerase, with product MQVLETPLRDVKLLQPQRFEDSRGWFAEVFNQSTFAAQGLSANFVQDNHSFSLKGVLRGLHYQLGRPQGKLVRVLSGHIWDVAVDLRRESPDFGRWAGFHLKAQSSADQLQLLWIPEGFAHGFLVLSETAEVFYKATNLYYPAGERSILWNDPVLAIDWPIEALDGNPPLVSSKDALGKHFLEAELPPVEVSHLV from the coding sequence ATGCAGGTTCTTGAAACGCCTCTACGTGACGTTAAGCTACTTCAACCCCAACGCTTCGAAGATAGTCGCGGTTGGTTTGCAGAGGTATTCAATCAATCAACCTTCGCCGCTCAAGGATTATCAGCGAATTTTGTGCAGGACAACCACTCTTTCTCGCTGAAAGGTGTACTTCGCGGCCTTCATTATCAACTTGGCAGGCCTCAGGGCAAGCTCGTCAGAGTCCTCTCCGGCCACATTTGGGACGTGGCAGTCGATCTTCGGCGCGAATCTCCCGATTTCGGCAGATGGGCCGGATTCCACCTGAAAGCCCAATCCTCCGCCGACCAACTGCAACTCCTCTGGATCCCCGAAGGCTTCGCCCACGGCTTTCTTGTTCTCTCAGAGACCGCGGAGGTTTTTTACAAAGCCACGAACCTCTACTACCCTGCGGGAGAGCGCTCCATCCTCTGGAACGATCCCGTCCTCGCTATTGATTGGCCCATCGAGGCGCTCGATGGTAACCCTCCCCTGGTCAGTTCCAAAGACGCCCTAGGCAAGCACTTTCTCGAGGCCGAACTGCCACCGGTCGAAGTGAGTCATCTGGTCTGA
- a CDS encoding D-glycero-alpha-D-manno-heptose-1,7-bisphosphate 7-phosphatase → MKQRALFLDRDGVVNEEVGYLHRAEEVRFVDGIFSLCKTAVGLGYRLIVVTNQAGIARGYYSEADFHALMLFMRAELRAEGVELDAVYFCPFHPEHGVGEYKREHEDRKPGTGMLRRGVAQFGVELNESVMIGDRCSDVAAANAAGLRQAFLIRGTETDRCDGEYLMVESLAEVERWLVAHG, encoded by the coding sequence ATGAAGCAGCGAGCGTTATTTCTCGATCGAGATGGTGTTGTCAATGAAGAGGTGGGATATCTGCACCGCGCCGAGGAGGTGCGATTTGTTGATGGGATATTTTCGCTCTGCAAGACCGCTGTAGGACTTGGATATCGGCTGATCGTTGTGACCAATCAGGCGGGCATCGCGCGGGGCTACTACTCTGAGGCCGATTTCCACGCGCTGATGCTGTTCATGCGCGCAGAGCTTCGTGCAGAGGGGGTTGAGCTGGATGCTGTTTATTTTTGCCCGTTCCATCCCGAGCATGGTGTTGGCGAGTACAAACGCGAGCATGAGGATCGGAAGCCCGGCACGGGTATGCTTCGACGGGGGGTTGCTCAATTCGGGGTGGAACTGAACGAGAGTGTGATGATTGGAGACAGATGTTCGGACGTGGCGGCCGCGAACGCAGCCGGATTGCGGCAGGCTTTCTTGATCAGAGGGACTGAGACTGACCGATGTGACGGCGAGTATCTAATGGTGGAGTCCTTGGCTGAGGTTGAACGTTGGCTGGTAGCGCACGGATAA